The proteins below come from a single Myxocyprinus asiaticus isolate MX2 ecotype Aquarium Trade chromosome 28, UBuf_Myxa_2, whole genome shotgun sequence genomic window:
- the arl6ip5b gene encoding ADP-ribosylation factor-like 6 interacting protein 5b, whose amino-acid sequence MAGMEIAPLRPWGDFFPGVDRFSKPDVSDLSKWNNRVISNLLYYQTNYFAAAIVVFLIVGFLNPLGMFLGGAVVALVFMGSVWAGENKAMIKNFKKKNPSLFVMGVMGVSYFLLSLCGGVMVFIFGITFPMLLILIHASLRLRSMKNKLENKIEGVGLKKTPMGVILDLLDQQEEKINKVQDFLESKLKD is encoded by the exons ATGGCAGGGATGGAGATCGCGCCGCTGAGACCCTGGGGTGATTTTTTCCCTGGTGTTGATCGATTCTCGAAGCCTGATGTGTCTGATCTCAGCAAATGGAATAACAGAGTCATCAGCAATCTACTCTATTATCAGACCAATTACTTTGCTGCGGCCATCGTGGTGTTTCTCATCGTCGG GTTTCTGAACCCCCTGGGCATGTTTCTCGGTGGGGCCGTCGTGGCTCTGGTCTTCATGGGCTCTGTGTGGGCTGGAGAAAACAAGGCCATGATCAAGAACTTCAAAAAAAAGAATCCCAGTCTGTTTGTGATGGGCGTGATGGGTGTCAGCTACTTCCTGCTGTCCCTGTGTGGAGGAGTGATGGTGTTCATCTTTGGTATTACGTTCCCCATGCTCT TGATCCTGATCCATGCTTCACTGAGATTGCGCAGCATGAAGAACAAGTTGGAGAACAAGATTGAAGGTGTTGGCCTAAAGAAGACGCCCATGGGAGTCATACTGGATCTCCTGGATCAACAAGAAGAGAAAATCAACAAAGTCCAGGATTTCTTGGAGAGTAAGCTGAAAGATTGA